One stretch of Natranaerovirga pectinivora DNA includes these proteins:
- a CDS encoding DUF6199 family natural product biosynthesis protein produces the protein MKKLLIWAMYAYPEFGWELNHGWKYRNAEPSDFYIESTKFFGVLTMIVSTILIIIGLF, from the coding sequence ATGAAAAAGCTATTGATTTGGGCAATGTATGCATATCCAGAATTTGGATGGGAATTAAACCATGGATGGAAATATAGGAATGCAGAACCTAGTGACTTTTATATTGAATCCACTAAATTTTTTGGTGTTTTAACAATGATTGTTTCTACAATACTTATCATCATAGGTCTGTTTTAA
- a CDS encoding transglutaminase-like domain-containing protein: protein MCLEERKNNKKKISYGIVNWILALAIIFPTVYGFVLAFGYSLTTSQVLFISILGFLIINLLGKNFKVFIIGIVLLSIILLISYYIINDLLQVIDINKRLIKYYHEIYISLKGLEYISLEVEIAITFFVTLVNGFVINRIWVKRNDYIKIIVIYLTYFFLLTQIRSFGLYGNRNFLFFIFIMIINYYFYYLKKYDYNTLNKKSIQYLGTALLATSLLVITVTNFYNYLPDPFFIFKEVIGTGIVKDDEDTLKDKSRTHSEYVAFDNKEVDINEIPVFSGQQIAVVKAKHKVYLRGSAFDTFDGRYWINTYEESIKSINEVGKNTFENDELSNVFENILGLTLLNIEKEKDIEATWLINDFFYEDIIRVSNSSIRSNTLFAPLNFREINYHNLYKFDDMIFTKDEILMNNRVIRENFIYYIDTYIPIYSNLEELLRQSEFGLYKRYEEIIPEFFLNKQENVYGMYTQVPNNLDKRIIGLTMNLIENKDNNYDKAKAIERYLKSNYVYTQQPLINDYYDLSYFLFESKEGFCTSFATAMVVMLRSIGIPSRIVSGYVASTIHDLQNPQDNQKIFVVNDNNAHTWVEVYFEGFGWVPFEPTSGFEIQELNGPITDIEKVEYNIPGIDFNFKINYSRLLLVTSIMLVVILSMIHVYFYNKRKKRLNNIELNEIFQEYYKIIYELIKYMGYKKEPQQTINQFATEYNERLKTKKFSYAYISNLYEEIYYGNKVVTEEELESIKMYYNELSKDAWQYGNKVKYFWYLYLGKIIRIK, encoded by the coding sequence TTGTGTCTTGAGGAAAGAAAAAATAATAAAAAAAAAATATCATATGGCATTGTTAATTGGATATTAGCTCTTGCTATTATATTTCCTACAGTTTATGGATTTGTTCTTGCTTTTGGGTACTCATTAACCACTTCACAAGTATTATTTATATCCATTCTAGGTTTCTTAATTATAAATCTATTAGGTAAAAATTTTAAGGTTTTCATTATAGGCATTGTCTTATTAAGTATAATTTTGTTAATAAGCTATTATATAATAAATGATTTATTACAAGTGATAGATATAAATAAAAGACTTATAAAGTACTATCATGAGATATATATTTCTCTGAAAGGGTTGGAGTATATTAGTTTAGAAGTAGAAATTGCCATAACTTTTTTTGTCACCTTAGTGAATGGGTTTGTTATAAATAGGATATGGGTGAAAAGGAATGATTATATTAAGATCATAGTAATATATTTGACGTATTTCTTTTTATTGACACAAATTCGCTCATTTGGACTATATGGCAATAGAAATTTTTTGTTTTTTATATTTATTATGATAATCAATTATTATTTTTACTATCTTAAAAAATATGATTATAACACTTTGAATAAAAAATCAATTCAATATCTAGGTACAGCACTATTAGCAACTTCTTTATTAGTAATAACTGTTACTAATTTCTATAACTACTTACCTGATCCATTTTTTATATTTAAAGAAGTTATAGGTACTGGGATTGTAAAAGATGATGAAGATACGTTAAAAGATAAAAGTAGAACCCATTCAGAGTATGTAGCATTTGATAATAAGGAAGTTGATATTAATGAAATACCAGTGTTTTCTGGTCAGCAGATAGCTGTAGTAAAGGCAAAACATAAAGTATATCTAAGAGGTTCTGCCTTTGATACATTTGACGGAAGATATTGGATCAATACTTATGAAGAAAGCATAAAAAGCATTAATGAAGTAGGGAAAAATACCTTTGAGAATGATGAATTAAGTAATGTGTTTGAAAACATATTGGGATTGACGTTACTAAACATAGAGAAAGAAAAGGATATAGAGGCTACTTGGTTAATAAATGATTTTTTTTATGAAGATATTATTAGAGTCTCAAATAGTAGTATTCGTAGTAATACATTATTTGCACCATTAAACTTTAGGGAGATTAACTATCATAATCTATATAAATTTGATGATATGATCTTTACTAAAGATGAAATACTAATGAATAATAGAGTGATTAGAGAGAATTTTATTTATTATATAGATACATACATTCCCATATACAGCAATCTAGAAGAGCTATTAAGACAGAGTGAATTTGGATTGTATAAGCGTTATGAAGAGATTATTCCAGAATTCTTTCTTAATAAACAGGAAAATGTATATGGTATGTACACACAAGTGCCTAACAATCTTGATAAAAGAATTATAGGTCTCACAATGAATTTAATAGAAAATAAAGATAATAATTATGATAAAGCAAAGGCCATCGAAAGGTATTTAAAATCTAATTATGTATATACACAACAGCCATTAATAAATGATTACTATGATTTAAGCTATTTTTTATTTGAATCTAAAGAAGGCTTCTGTACTAGTTTTGCAACTGCTATGGTGGTAATGTTACGAAGTATTGGAATACCATCTAGAATTGTTAGTGGGTATGTGGCATCCACAATCCATGATTTGCAAAATCCTCAAGATAATCAAAAAATATTTGTGGTTAATGACAACAATGCTCATACCTGGGTTGAAGTTTATTTTGAAGGATTTGGGTGGGTGCCTTTTGAACCCACAAGTGGTTTTGAAATACAAGAGCTTAATGGTCCAATTACAGACATTGAAAAAGTAGAGTATAATATACCTGGTATTGATTTTAACTTTAAGATAAATTATTCAAGATTACTATTAGTAACAAGTATTATGCTTGTGGTCATATTAAGTATGATACATGTATACTTCTATAATAAGAGAAAGAAAAGATTGAATAATATAGAGTTAAATGAGATCTTTCAGGAGTATTATAAGATTATATATGAACTTATAAAATATATGGGTTATAAAAAGGAGCCACAACAGACCATCAATCAATTTGCAACAGAATATAACGAAAGGTTAAAAACAAAAAAGTTCTCATACGCATATATTAGCAATTTATATGAGGAAATCTATTATGGAAATAAAGTTGTAACAGAGGAGGAGTTAGAGAGTATAAAAATGTATTATAATGAATTGTCTAAAGATGCATGGCAATATGGGAATAAAGTGAAGTATTTTTGGTATTTATATTTAGGTAAAATCATCAGAATTAAGTGA
- a CDS encoding phosphoribosylformylglycinamidine synthase, whose translation MQVKRVYVEKKKDYQILSLELFHQVKEYLEIKSVESIRVLTCYDIENISEDTYNKALVTVFSEPPLDYVYEEFFQIGDDEVAFGVEFLPGQFDQRADSAVQCMKLLNENEEPIIRSSMIYVIKGQVSKEEIEKIKNYCINPVDSREASLEKPTSLVQNFVEPDAVEIIDGFILKEKKEIDALYKSLNLAMTYDDFEHIYNYYKNTEKRNPSITEIRVLDTYWSDHCRHTTFLTELKNVTFEDGFYNAPIRETYESYLKARKTVYKDRAEKDISLMDMALMAMRELRLAGKLEDLEESDEINACSIIVPVEIDGKTEEWLVMFKNETHNHPTEIEPFGGAATCLGGAIRDPLSGRSYVYQAMRVTGAADPTVDIKETLSGKLPQRKITTEAAEGYSSYGNQIGLATGLVSEVYHPNYVAKRMEIGAVIAAAPRKNVIRGKAEPGDMIILLGGRTGRDGCGGATGSSKVHTEESILACGAEVQKGNAPTERKIQRLFRKEEVSQLIKKCNDFGAGGVAVAIGELADGLNINLDLVPKKYEGLDGTELAISESQERMAVVVDRENAEQFIAFAEKENLEAKVVAQVTEEPRLVMTWKNKIIVNLSRAFLDTNGAHQEAEVEVLLPSEKENYFASKDINNVREEWLKTVSDLNVCSQKGMVEHFDSSIGAGSVLMPFGGKYQRTPVQAMVAKVPVLNGETTTATMMSYGFDPALSSWSPYHGAMYAVIDSVAKIVATGGDYKNIRFTFQEYFKRLNNDPKRWGEPFSALLGAYKAQKAFELPSIGGKDSMSGSFNDIDVPPTLVSFAVTTTHIDNIITPELKEADHKLIKVTLIKDNYDLPDFEELKKNYDEIVKLTAGGKVYAAYALGYGGICEAISKMAFGNEIGVTLNEAIAGNRLFEADYGSIILEIDETTLELLNEVSYEVIGTTINEKVIQYNDMIIPLDDVLNKWVETLEEVFPTKSSDNKEILDTPVYEEKRVNIGNPEKGKPQVFVPVFPGTNCEYDTLRAFEKAGANVKTVVFKNLNPSDIRESIETFTNSINESQILMIPGGFSAGDEPEGSGKFIATVFRNEKVKEAVMTLLNKRDGLGLGICNGFQALIKLGLVPYGDIRDQKDDSPTLTMNTIGRHISLMANTKIVSNKSPWFSNCKVGDIHTIPLSHGEGRFVASKEWIDQLFKNGQVATQYVDFDGKPTMNETFNPNGSYYAIEGITSPDGRILGKMGHSERIGTGVAKNIIGNQDQKIFKSGVEYFL comes from the coding sequence ATGCAAGTAAAAAGAGTATATGTTGAGAAGAAAAAGGACTATCAAATCTTATCTTTAGAACTTTTTCATCAAGTTAAAGAATATTTAGAAATTAAAAGTGTTGAATCTATAAGAGTTTTAACATGTTACGATATAGAGAATATCTCAGAGGATACTTATAATAAAGCATTGGTAACAGTTTTTTCTGAACCACCACTTGACTATGTTTATGAAGAGTTTTTTCAAATAGGTGATGATGAAGTAGCTTTTGGTGTAGAGTTCTTACCTGGACAATTTGATCAAAGAGCAGATTCAGCTGTTCAATGTATGAAATTATTAAATGAAAATGAAGAACCCATAATCAGAAGTTCAATGATCTATGTTATAAAAGGACAAGTTTCTAAAGAAGAAATTGAAAAGATTAAAAATTACTGTATCAACCCAGTAGATTCAAGAGAAGCTTCATTAGAAAAACCCACATCATTGGTTCAAAATTTTGTTGAGCCTGATGCTGTAGAAATTATTGATGGTTTTATATTAAAGGAAAAAAAAGAAATTGATGCATTGTATAAGTCTCTTAATTTAGCAATGACTTATGATGATTTTGAGCATATATACAATTATTATAAAAATACTGAAAAAAGAAATCCTTCAATCACTGAAATTAGGGTATTAGATACTTATTGGTCCGATCATTGTAGACATACAACTTTTTTAACAGAATTAAAGAATGTAACTTTTGAAGATGGTTTTTACAATGCACCTATTAGAGAAACTTATGAAAGTTATTTGAAAGCTAGAAAAACAGTATATAAAGATAGAGCTGAAAAAGACATCTCCTTAATGGATATGGCTTTAATGGCTATGCGTGAATTAAGATTGGCAGGAAAACTTGAAGATTTAGAAGAATCAGATGAAATTAATGCATGTAGTATCATTGTACCTGTAGAAATTGATGGAAAAACTGAAGAATGGCTAGTGATGTTTAAAAATGAGACACACAATCACCCTACAGAAATAGAACCATTTGGTGGGGCAGCTACTTGTTTAGGTGGTGCCATAAGGGATCCTTTGTCAGGACGTTCTTATGTATACCAAGCAATGCGTGTTACTGGAGCGGCAGATCCTACTGTAGACATTAAAGAGACTTTAAGTGGTAAATTACCACAAAGAAAAATCACGACAGAAGCAGCAGAAGGATATAGCTCATATGGTAATCAAATTGGGTTAGCGACAGGTCTTGTTTCTGAAGTATATCACCCCAACTATGTGGCTAAAAGAATGGAAATTGGAGCAGTCATAGCAGCAGCACCAAGAAAAAATGTTATTAGAGGAAAAGCAGAGCCAGGAGATATGATCATCTTACTTGGTGGAAGAACGGGAAGAGACGGTTGTGGTGGCGCAACAGGTTCATCTAAAGTGCACACAGAAGAATCAATACTCGCTTGTGGTGCTGAAGTTCAAAAAGGGAATGCACCAACAGAGCGAAAAATTCAAAGATTATTTAGAAAAGAAGAAGTAAGTCAACTCATTAAAAAATGTAATGACTTTGGTGCTGGTGGTGTTGCTGTTGCCATTGGTGAATTAGCAGATGGTTTAAATATTAATTTAGATTTAGTACCTAAAAAATACGAAGGATTAGATGGCACAGAATTGGCTATATCTGAATCACAAGAGCGTATGGCAGTTGTTGTAGATAGAGAGAATGCTGAGCAATTTATTGCCTTTGCGGAAAAAGAGAACTTAGAGGCAAAAGTAGTGGCTCAAGTAACAGAAGAGCCAAGATTGGTAATGACATGGAAAAATAAAATAATTGTTAATTTAAGTAGAGCTTTTTTAGATACCAATGGTGCCCATCAAGAAGCAGAAGTGGAAGTACTATTACCATCTGAAAAAGAAAATTACTTTGCAAGTAAAGACATTAACAATGTTAGAGAAGAATGGTTAAAGACTGTTAGCGATTTAAACGTTTGCTCACAAAAAGGAATGGTTGAGCATTTTGACAGTTCTATTGGTGCTGGATCTGTTTTAATGCCTTTTGGAGGAAAATATCAGAGAACGCCAGTTCAAGCTATGGTAGCAAAAGTACCTGTATTAAACGGGGAAACCACAACAGCAACCATGATGAGTTATGGATTTGATCCTGCACTTAGTTCTTGGAGTCCATACCATGGCGCAATGTACGCTGTAATAGATTCAGTTGCTAAAATCGTTGCAACAGGTGGAGATTATAAAAATATTAGATTTACTTTCCAAGAGTATTTCAAACGCCTCAATAACGATCCAAAAAGATGGGGAGAACCATTTAGTGCATTACTTGGTGCATACAAAGCACAAAAAGCATTTGAATTGCCATCTATTGGTGGAAAAGACAGTATGTCAGGATCATTTAATGATATAGATGTACCACCGACATTGGTTTCTTTTGCAGTAACAACAACCCATATCGATAATATAATAACACCAGAATTAAAGGAAGCGGATCATAAATTAATAAAAGTAACATTAATTAAAGACAACTATGATTTACCAGACTTTGAAGAACTTAAAAAGAATTATGATGAAATCGTTAAATTAACTGCAGGTGGAAAAGTTTACGCTGCTTATGCTCTAGGATATGGTGGTATCTGTGAAGCAATTAGTAAAATGGCTTTTGGTAATGAAATTGGTGTTACACTTAACGAGGCAATTGCAGGGAATAGATTATTTGAAGCAGATTACGGTTCAATTATTCTAGAAATAGATGAAACAACATTAGAATTATTAAATGAAGTATCTTATGAAGTCATTGGAACAACTATTAATGAAAAAGTAATTCAGTACAATGATATGATTATTCCATTAGATGATGTGTTAAATAAATGGGTAGAAACACTTGAAGAAGTTTTCCCAACAAAATCATCAGATAATAAAGAAATATTAGATACACCTGTATATGAGGAAAAGAGAGTAAACATTGGCAATCCTGAAAAAGGGAAGCCACAAGTATTTGTGCCTGTATTCCCAGGAACCAACTGTGAATATGACACCTTAAGAGCTTTTGAAAAAGCAGGGGCAAATGTTAAAACCGTCGTATTTAAAAACTTAAACCCAAGTGACATTAGAGAGTCAATTGAAACATTTACTAATAGCATAAATGAAAGTCAAATATTAATGATACCTGGTGGCTTTAGTGCTGGGGATGAGCCTGAAGGATCAGGAAAATTCATTGCAACGGTTTTTAGAAATGAAAAAGTAAAAGAAGCGGTTATGACTTTATTAAATAAAAGAGATGGTTTAGGACTAGGAATTTGTAATGGATTCCAAGCATTAATAAAATTAGGTTTAGTTCCATATGGTGACATTAGAGATCAAAAAGATGATTCACCAACATTGACTATGAATACAATTGGTAGACATATATCATTAATGGCCAATACTAAAATTGTGTCTAATAAATCGCCATGGTTTAGCAATTGTAAAGTAGGAGATATTCATACAATTCCATTATCACATGGTGAAGGAAGATTTGTTGCTAGTAAAGAGTGGATTGATCAATTATTTAAAAATGGTCAAGTAGCAACACAATATGTTGATTTTGATGGAAAGCCAACAATGAATGAAACGTTTAACCCAAATGGTTCATACTATGCAATAGAAGGTATAACAAGTCCAGATGGTAGAATATTAGGTAAAATGGGACACTCAGAAAGAATTGGAACAGGCGTAGCAAAAAATATAATAGGCAACCAAGATCAAAAGATATTTAAATCTGGTGTAGAATATTTTCTGTAA
- a CDS encoding LysR family transcriptional regulator, with product MDINYELYKVFYFVARTLSFSEASKELYISQSAVSQSIKTLEKKLNQHLFIRSTKKVQLTPEGNMLFKHIEPAINLIMRGENHLMETHTLNGGQLRIGASDTICRYLLVPFLNEFHKKYPNVHIKVTNSTSIECVSLLENGSVDFIVTNFPNRRLQDNTKTIMLKEFYDVFIGGSKYLKLKDSLLTLAELQKYPLLMLDKNSTTSEYLHNLFQQYGLDLIPEIEISSNDLLIDLAKIGLGIAFIPDYCLPPESNELFTIKVKEDVPKRHIGLSYSDQIPLSQAAKAFIDLIKG from the coding sequence ATGGATATTAATTATGAACTATATAAAGTGTTTTATTTTGTAGCTAGAACATTAAGCTTTTCTGAAGCTTCTAAAGAGTTATATATATCACAATCTGCAGTAAGTCAATCTATTAAAACTTTGGAAAAAAAGCTTAACCAACATTTATTTATAAGAAGCACCAAAAAGGTACAATTAACACCTGAAGGCAATATGCTCTTTAAGCATATAGAACCTGCCATTAACCTAATTATGCGCGGTGAAAATCATCTAATGGAAACCCATACATTAAATGGTGGTCAATTAAGAATTGGTGCAAGTGATACAATATGTCGTTATTTATTAGTCCCATTTCTAAATGAGTTTCATAAAAAATACCCTAATGTACATATTAAAGTTACCAATAGTACTTCTATAGAATGTGTTTCTTTACTTGAAAATGGTAGTGTTGACTTTATTGTTACCAATTTTCCAAATCGTAGACTTCAGGATAACACGAAAACCATAATGTTAAAGGAATTCTATGATGTATTTATCGGAGGGTCTAAATATCTAAAACTTAAAGATTCTTTATTAACATTAGCAGAACTTCAAAAATATCCTTTACTAATGTTAGATAAGAATAGTACTACTAGTGAATATTTACACAATCTTTTTCAACAATATGGATTAGATTTAATACCAGAAATAGAAATCAGTAGTAACGATTTATTAATAGATTTAGCAAAGATTGGCTTAGGCATCGCTTTTATCCCGGACTATTGTTTACCACCTGAATCTAACGAATTATTCACAATAAAAGTAAAAGAAGATGTCCCTAAAAGGCATATTGGGTTATCCTATAGTGATCAAATCCCTCTCTCTCAAGCAGCAAAAGCTTTTATTGACTTAATCAAAGGGTAG
- a CDS encoding YjiH family protein produces MSMEEKKIDFNNPQNQTPEKNSFTSLLKFIIPSVIGILLFMIPIPYDDGITVPIAIVAKYIINTFEASLPAISTIIIIIAVLLSIVATLFKPAIIQKNKFLNNLFSVSPMWLTFRILGMVFAVLTLLEIGPSFVWSADTGGLLLEELIPTLFSVFLFAGLLLPLLLNFGLLEFFGTLLTKVMRPLFKLPGRSSIDCITSWLGDGTLGILLTNKQYEEGHYTKREAAVIATTFSAVSITFSLVVINTVGLGNYFVPFYLTVTFAGVVAALIVPRIRPLSKKANTYIDESTSNNSEEIPTGYNMFNWGIKKATQKADENTSISSFFIGGIKNVLDMWLGVMPIVMAFGTIALIITEFTPIFTWLGYPFVPILNLLGVPEASEAAMTFVVGFGDMFLPALIGSGIESELTRFVIACTSVTQLIYMSEVGGLLLGSKLPINLKDLIIIFIQRTLITLPIIVAIAHLIF; encoded by the coding sequence ATGAGTATGGAAGAAAAGAAAATTGATTTTAACAATCCTCAGAATCAAACACCAGAAAAAAACAGCTTTACAAGTCTACTAAAATTTATCATCCCATCAGTAATTGGTATACTTTTATTTATGATACCAATCCCTTATGACGATGGTATTACTGTTCCAATTGCTATTGTAGCAAAGTACATAATAAATACTTTTGAAGCCTCTTTACCAGCGATTTCAACTATTATTATTATTATTGCCGTATTACTAAGTATTGTAGCTACTCTTTTTAAACCAGCTATTATACAAAAAAATAAGTTCCTAAACAACTTATTTAGTGTATCCCCTATGTGGTTAACTTTTAGAATCCTTGGGATGGTTTTTGCAGTTTTAACTTTATTAGAAATTGGACCAAGTTTTGTATGGTCTGCAGATACAGGTGGCCTACTATTAGAAGAATTAATTCCTACTTTATTCTCAGTATTCCTTTTTGCAGGATTACTATTGCCACTACTATTAAACTTTGGATTATTAGAGTTCTTTGGAACCCTTCTTACTAAAGTAATGCGTCCACTTTTTAAACTCCCAGGTCGTTCTTCTATTGACTGTATTACATCTTGGTTAGGTGATGGTACATTAGGAATTCTTTTAACAAACAAACAATATGAAGAAGGTCATTATACAAAGCGTGAAGCTGCAGTTATTGCAACTACTTTTTCTGCAGTATCTATAACTTTCAGTTTAGTAGTAATAAATACCGTTGGTTTAGGTAATTATTTCGTTCCATTTTACTTAACTGTTACTTTTGCCGGCGTTGTAGCTGCATTAATTGTTCCACGTATACGTCCTTTGTCCAAAAAAGCCAATACCTATATTGATGAGTCTACATCAAATAACTCTGAAGAAATTCCAACAGGTTATAATATGTTTAATTGGGGAATTAAAAAAGCAACTCAAAAAGCCGATGAAAACACTAGTATTTCTTCATTCTTCATTGGTGGTATAAAAAACGTGTTAGATATGTGGCTAGGCGTAATGCCAATTGTTATGGCCTTTGGTACAATTGCATTGATTATAACAGAATTCACACCTATATTCACTTGGTTAGGTTACCCTTTTGTTCCTATTCTAAATCTACTAGGCGTACCTGAGGCAAGTGAAGCAGCTATGACATTTGTAGTTGGTTTTGGAGATATGTTTTTACCAGCATTAATTGGTAGCGGCATAGAAAGTGAACTTACAAGATTCGTAATTGCTTGTACTTCTGTAACACAGCTTATTTATATGTCAGAAGTTGGCGGCTTACTTCTTGGTTCTAAATTACCAATTAACCTTAAAGATCTTATTATAATATTTATTCAAAGAACTTTAATCACTTTACCAATTATAGTAGCCATTGCACATCTAATATTTTAA
- a CDS encoding DUF6199 family natural product biosynthesis protein: MKKRLLLMIFVILILSSCYGRGNNNIQYRGRTYGLEKVTNNSYVFKSSSGGGAITINTFDRSSSMKRYDVYIGSNVYILNGDTNRINVIYPNGQKTFAMRNGGAGKLVEGYPWPIDFMHLIISFEEMINRPKTNNEHFFYGIIFIGIGIYSYKNPELGWYLKHGWKYRNAEPSDFYIAGIKVLCVILVLIGLFLFINGLGII, encoded by the coding sequence ATGAAAAAGAGATTATTATTGATGATTTTTGTAATACTTATTTTATCAAGTTGTTATGGCAGGGGAAATAATAATATTCAATATAGAGGTCGTACTTATGGGTTAGAGAAAGTGACTAATAATTCGTATGTATTTAAAAGTAGCTCGGGAGGAGGGGCTATTACAATTAATACTTTTGATAGATCTTCTTCAATGAAACGGTATGATGTATATATAGGAAGTAATGTATACATTCTAAATGGTGATACAAATAGAATTAATGTCATATACCCGAATGGTCAAAAAACTTTTGCTATGAGAAATGGTGGTGCTGGTAAGCTTGTTGAGGGTTACCCTTGGCCAATAGATTTTATGCATTTAATTATTAGTTTTGAAGAAATGATAAATAGGCCAAAAACAAATAATGAACATTTTTTTTATGGTATTATTTTTATAGGAATAGGGATTTATTCTTATAAAAATCCTGAATTAGGTTGGTATCTAAAGCATGGATGGAAATACAGGAATGCAGAACCAAGTGATTTTTATATTGCTGGTATTAAAGTTTTATGTGTTATTTTAGTGCTTATAGGTTTGTTTTTATTTATTAATGGCTTAGGCATTATTTAG
- a CDS encoding MogA/MoaB family molybdenum cofactor biosynthesis protein, protein MYTVGILTASDSGFKGIREDLSGCLIKEFMAQRNYEIQYYKVLPDEIEGLKDTMIYLCDTLKVNLILTTGGTGFSKRDVTPEATKMVIEKEAMGISEAIRYYGLLKTSRAMLSRGVSGIRKNTLIVNLPGSHKAVRESLDAIMDGLHHGLEILNGDVKECGQNK, encoded by the coding sequence ATGTATACAGTAGGTATTTTAACAGCAAGTGATAGTGGGTTTAAAGGAATAAGAGAAGATCTAAGTGGATGTTTAATTAAAGAGTTTATGGCTCAAAGAAACTATGAAATTCAATATTATAAAGTATTGCCTGATGAGATAGAAGGGCTAAAAGACACAATGATATATCTTTGCGATACGCTAAAAGTAAATTTAATACTGACAACAGGTGGTACTGGATTTAGTAAAAGAGATGTGACCCCAGAAGCAACAAAAATGGTTATTGAAAAAGAAGCTATGGGAATTAGTGAAGCAATAAGATATTATGGCCTTTTAAAAACCTCTAGAGCGATGTTATCAAGAGGGGTATCTGGTATAAGAAAAAACACATTAATAGTTAATCTACCTGGTAGTCATAAGGCTGTTAGAGAATCATTAGATGCCATAATGGACGGATTACACCACGGTTTAGAAATACTAAATGGAGATGTAAAAGAGTGTGGACAAAATAAGTAG
- a CDS encoding DUF6199 family natural product biosynthesis protein has protein sequence MKKIVIYLILLTILISGCSKRIRSFEYRGVNYRYEEKLHDGTLVYTAENENKSPITIKPGHNENYDRMYEIQIENEEYTVTKRISGKIDIKYPNGQEGYYHRTEKGIQRQGVTGYETPDTIVRFVVKDQEKSRRSIIKINWQFLFYGLITTGVGYIAYVCPEIFWYLNSGWKYKNAEPSDFYKTLTSTCGILGMVVGGLMFIISFFT, from the coding sequence ATGAAAAAAATAGTTATTTATCTAATATTATTAACAATTTTAATTTCGGGATGTTCTAAAAGGATTCGATCTTTTGAATACAGGGGCGTTAATTATAGGTATGAGGAAAAGCTTCATGACGGTACATTGGTATATACGGCGGAAAATGAGAACAAATCACCTATTACCATTAAGCCTGGCCATAATGAGAATTATGACCGAATGTATGAAATTCAGATTGAGAATGAAGAGTACACTGTTACTAAAAGAATAAGTGGAAAAATAGATATTAAATATCCAAATGGTCAAGAAGGTTATTATCATAGAACTGAAAAGGGGATACAAAGGCAAGGTGTTACAGGGTATGAAACGCCTGATACAATAGTTAGGTTTGTAGTGAAAGATCAAGAAAAATCAAGAAGAAGTATTATTAAAATTAACTGGCAATTCCTTTTTTATGGATTAATTACAACAGGGGTTGGGTATATAGCTTATGTTTGTCCAGAAATTTTTTGGTATTTAAATAGTGGATGGAAATACAAAAATGCAGAACCAAGTGACTTCTATAAAACATTAACGAGCACTTGTGGCATTTTAGGTATGGTTGTTGGAGGATTAATGTTTATAATAAGTTTTTTTACATAA